A window of Phycisphaeraceae bacterium genomic DNA:
GTTGATGATCTCAGGACATATCACCAGCGTCAGGGGCACAGCAGGACCAGCGGGTGGCGGCAGCACATCGTCGAGCCTGTGCTCCACCGGACGGATGCCGCACGCCAGCACGCCGGAATGGAAAGCAAAGCCGATCACGCCTTCGAGAACGGAGTCAGGCGCGACATACAACGGCACGGATGAGGGGACGAGTGAAGCCAGTTCCTCGACGCGCCGCTGAGCGATGAACACGGAATCCACGCGGTGGTCGCTGGCAAGCAGCCGACGCACCAGATGCTCACCTTCCGCGATGAACCTGTCACCATGTCGCGCTACGTCGCGGTCCTTGAGATTGCGATAGACATCGAGGCGGGGATCGTCGAGCGTTTCAACGGCAATCATCGGCATAGGTATCGAATACAGTACGAACCTCACCGCTGCCGGTAAACGCCCCTTTCCGCGGCTGAACTCACCCCCTATGACCTGCGACACCACCGGCAGGATGACGCTCCCCTGCTCGACTTCTGTATTTGGCCAAGGAGCTGTCGGACCCGTTATGTCTGCTGTCTCATTTCCTAGAATGCCTCCTTTTACGCGAGGTTTAGCGCGTGCGCGAACGCATTGACTCGATCACCGAACGCATTGGACAAGCCATGCTGGGAGACCAGCACCGCTTTCGCCGCGCTCTGATGCGAATTGAAGATGCGTTACGTGGGCGAGGTCCGGGACAGGATGATGTCGTGGCCGATGCTTCGCTCACACGTCTGGCTTCTGATGTCGAGGCTTCCATCACCAGGGGAGAGCAACGCCGCAGCGGACTGCCACGACCTGTATTCCCCGGTGAATTACCCATCGTCGCGCGACGGGAAGAAATTGCGAAAGCGATTTCTTCCCATCAGGTTGTCGTCCTCTGCGGCGAGACCGGATCAGGTAAGACCACGCAACTTCCCAAGATTTGTCTCGATCTGGGACGAGGCATCGCGGGAATGATCGGCCATACGCAACCGCGACGAATCGCAGCCCGCAGTGTCGCGGCCCGCATCGCTCATGAACTCCGCACATCGCTGGGTAGTGCGGTCGGTTACAAGGTCCGGTTCAATGACAAGACCAGCCCGCAGAATTACATCAAGGTGATGACCGATGGCATCCTGCTCGCCGAAACGCAGCAGGACCGATTTCTCGAAGCCTATGACACGATCATCGTTGACGAAGCGCACGAACGCAGCCTCAACATCGATTTTCTTCTGGGTTATCTCAAGCAGTTGCTGCCCAAGCGGCGTGATCTGAAGGTCATCATCACTTCCGCGACCATCGATCCCCAGCGATTCAGCCGCCATTTTGATGATGCGCCGATCATTGAGGTATCAGGCCGAACCTATCCCGTCGAGGTGCGCTACCGTCCGCATGCCCCGGACGATGAAGAAACGGACCACGATGTGCTAGGCTCCATCGTTAGCGCGGTCGATGAATTGCAAGCCGGTGCCAGAGGTGACACGCTGATTTTTCTCAGCGGAGAACGTGATATCCGTGACACCTCCGACGCCTTGCGCAAACACTTTCCATCACGAGGCGGCGTCGAAGTTCTGCCGCTTTACGCACGGCTCTCGACCGGCGAGCAGAACCGCGTGTTCCAGGAGCACACCAACACGCGCATCGTACTGGCGACCAACGTGGCGGAAACTTCGATCACCGTCCCCGGCATCAAGTATGTGATCGATCCGGGTACAGCACGCATCAGCCGATACAGCACACGGTCGAAAGTGCAGCGACTGCCGATCGAACCGATCTCGCGTGCCAGTGCGGATCAGCGTAAAGGCCGTTGCGGACGAGTCAGCGAAGGCATCTGCATCCGTCTTTACTCCGAAGATGACTATTTATCGCGGGACGCCTACACACAGCCGGAGATTTTGCGGACCAACCTGGCCGGCGTCATCCTGCAAATGAAAGCCCTGCGGCTTGGACGCATCGAGGAGTTTCCCTTCCTCGAATCACCCGATCCACGCACGATCCGTGATGGCTACGTCACTTTGCACGAATTAGGAGCGGTGGATGAACGAAACGAATTGACCCCGATCGGCCGCGAGCTGGCGCGTCTGCCGATCGATCCGCGAATTGGTCGGATGATTCTGGCTGCTCGCGAGGAACACGCTCTGCACGAGGTGCTCATCATCGCGGCTGCACTCTCCGTGCAGGACCCGCGTGAGCGACCGCTGGATCGACAACAGGCCGCTGATGAATCGCACGCGAAGTTCCGTGACGACAGCTCTGACTTTCTCGGTTATCTGAAACTTTGGGAGGCATACCACGACGAGATTCGCCGCGGCACCCGCAGTCAGGCTCGCAAGTGGTGTTCGCAGCATTTTCTTTCTCCTGTCCGGATGCGTGAATGGCTGGACATCCACCAACAGTTGCTCTCGCTGGTGCGAGAGGCGGGTTCTGAACCGAATCGCCGACCCGCGCCGCCTGAGCATATCCATCGCGCGTTACTCACCGGCCTGCTGGGCAATATCGGTCTGCGCGGGGAAACGTCGGAATACCAGGGCACACGCGGTAGCCGGTTCAGCATTTTTCCGGGATCGTCACTCTTTCGGAAGACACCGCGCTGGGTGATGGCCGCTGAAATTGTGGAGACGACCAGGCTCTACGCACGCACCGTTGCACCGATCCACGTCGAGTGGATCGAGCGTCTGGCACCGCATCTCATGAAACGCTCCTACTCTGACCCGCACTGGGAAAAGGAGACAGCCCACGTCCGCGCGTGGGAGCGAGTGACGCTACACGGCCTGGTGGTGATCCCTCGCCGAAAGGTTCACTTCGGTCCTGTCGATCCGCGTTTGGCACGGGAGATATTCATCCACCACGCGCTGGTCGAAGGCGAATACTCAAGCAATGCGCCATACGCTCGGCATAATCGCTCACTGGCAGCCCAGGTAGAAACTCTCGAAGCAAAGCAGCGGCGGCACGACCTGCTGCGTGATGAAA
This region includes:
- the hrpA gene encoding ATP-dependent RNA helicase HrpA, which encodes MRERIDSITERIGQAMLGDQHRFRRALMRIEDALRGRGPGQDDVVADASLTRLASDVEASITRGEQRRSGLPRPVFPGELPIVARREEIAKAISSHQVVVLCGETGSGKTTQLPKICLDLGRGIAGMIGHTQPRRIAARSVAARIAHELRTSLGSAVGYKVRFNDKTSPQNYIKVMTDGILLAETQQDRFLEAYDTIIVDEAHERSLNIDFLLGYLKQLLPKRRDLKVIITSATIDPQRFSRHFDDAPIIEVSGRTYPVEVRYRPHAPDDEETDHDVLGSIVSAVDELQAGARGDTLIFLSGERDIRDTSDALRKHFPSRGGVEVLPLYARLSTGEQNRVFQEHTNTRIVLATNVAETSITVPGIKYVIDPGTARISRYSTRSKVQRLPIEPISRASADQRKGRCGRVSEGICIRLYSEDDYLSRDAYTQPEILRTNLAGVILQMKALRLGRIEEFPFLESPDPRTIRDGYVTLHELGAVDERNELTPIGRELARLPIDPRIGRMILAAREEHALHEVLIIAAALSVQDPRERPLDRQQAADESHAKFRDDSSDFLGYLKLWEAYHDEIRRGTRSQARKWCSQHFLSPVRMREWLDIHQQLLSLVREAGSEPNRRPAPPEHIHRALLTGLLGNIGLRGETSEYQGTRGSRFSIFPGSSLFRKTPRWVMAAEIVETTRLYARTVAPIHVEWIERLAPHLMKRSYSDPHWEKETAHVRAWERVTLHGLVVIPRRKVHFGPVDPRLAREIFIHHALVEGEYSSNAPYARHNRSLAAQVETLEAKQRRHDLLRDEKDVFAFYDRCIPRDVFSGPLFEQWRAKAERTQPRLLFMEMRDLVDHLPEGITTERFPDEIAVGQMRLPLQYRFEPGDPADGVTLSVPLAALNQLRPDPFEWLVPGWLDEKVTAMIKSLPKHLRVLFVPVPQTAASILPLLNHTSAQCHSSNAEKRDDTTVRSSLIDQLVIHLGQISGRAIRREDFNESGIEDYLRMNFRVLDDKGHPLAMSRDLTELQERLGAMAAGSFSGPATDSDFTRDDLKKWDVGDLPERVSVRRAGVTMQGYPALVDKQTSVSLRLFDSADTARAVHRAGVRRLYLIALADEMKYLTRGLRGIDTLGVQFAPLGSVSALRAYLIELAIDRTFLENLPEVRTHMEFEVRLRERQHRIDESLRSTVALVTQILAAYQAVQFQLGGRIAPSWTAAINDMRQQLGRLMAEGFLLRIPYPWLEQYPRYLKAVQLRIQKLSNAGLDRDARHTADLSPLWQQYVARAELHRARGLYDPALEQYRWMLEEFRVSLFAQELGTAVPVSAKRLEQQWAMVK